In Exiguobacterium sp. 9-2, the genomic window ATCTTACGAACGGAGGGAAGCAAATGGAGCTGAAACGAGCGGAACGTAAAATCGAAGCCCATCAGGAAGGTGAAGTGATTGGAGAAATCACTTACAGCGATACGAACAACGGCATGTGGATCATCGATCACACGTATGTTGATCCCGCGCACCGGAACCAACAGATTGGGGAACAACTCGTTGCCGAGATCGTCAACTGGGCACGGGAAGCAAACGTCAAGCTACTGCCGTTATGTCCGTTTGCGAAAAAAGAGTTCGAACATCAATCGGATTATCAGGACGTACAAGCAAATACGTGATCACAAAAATCTCCTCCGGTCTCTCAAGACTAGAGGAGATTTTTTCGAGTCATTGTTTGTGATCTCTGACTTTCATTTTGCGAGAAACAACCATCGCACCGAAATAGGCGATGACGTACAACACGACCAGTCCTTGTTTTAGCATATAAGGTAGATCCATTTGATTCACAAGTAGAAAACTAGCGCACAATAAAATTAAAAAGGGTATTAGCCACTTGTTCGGCACATCAGCACCTCCTTCACTATCTATGTATTTCTATTTTAAGGATAACACAAAATATTTACCGGAATATGTTAAAGATGAATAACTTGCTTACAGATAAATCCTTAGAAACGCCATCGTGACGACACCGGTGATGACCGTCCAAGAAAGACTTTTACTGAAAATCGCGACTGCCATCGTCGGTAGGGCGGCGAAGACATGAAGCGTCGAAATCGTCGGGAACGCGTTGTCTTGCGCGATAAGTAAATTTTGAAAGAAGAGGGCGCCAAGCAGGCAGACGGGAATGAACGAGAGCCATTCCGTTACGAGGCGCGGTAACGTCAGTCCATGAAGGACGAGAAACGGTAAGATACGTGGAATCCAAGTGACGAGTCCACAAGCTAAAAAGAGACCGATTAATTCTGGGCGGATTTCCATCGTGTGATCACGACTCCTATGCTAGCGCCACCGAGTGTCGCGCAAAGAACGGCGACTTCCGCAGAAAAGTAGCGCATGGTGATGTAAAGCAAAAGTAAGACGATCAATAAGAGGCAACTATTCACGACAATACGGGTACGTTCTCCTTCAAATTGTAAGTACAATAAACCGATGAACATCGCCGTCAGAGCAAAGTCGAGACCGAAGCGCTCGGGATCAGGAAACCAGCTACCGACAAGTGCACCGAGAACGGTTGCGATAATCCAGCTAAGATACGCAGTCAGATTTAAGCCATGCATGAAGGATGGGGAGATCTTCCCTTTTTGCGCAGTATTCATTGCGACCGCAAACGATTCATCTGTCAGTAACGTCCCGGTACCGAGTCGATCACGAAGGTGGCGTGTCTCGACGTGCGGAGCGAGCGTCAGACTCATTAACAAGTGCCTGAGATTGACGATGAATGTCGTCAGAATGATGGCAGAGGCGGGGCTATTCAACAGCAAGAGACTCGTGATGATGAATTGAGCGGCGCCGGCATAGATGAAGACGGACATGAATCCGACTTCAAGAGGGGATAAGCCGGAGGCACGACCGACGATCCCTGCGGAAAAGCCGATGCCGATATAGCCAAGGACGGTGGGTAGACAGGCGCGGACACCTGCTTGAAAGGCTGATGACATTTGATTCCTCCTCTTTTTTAAGAGCATAGCATTCGTGCGGTATATCGTCACCAACTGGTCAATATTTTCATCATTTTTTTCGACATACTCGACTTGATTTGGTGGTAAAGAGTAAGTGGTACGGCAAAATCAGTTAGGTAAAGGAGCGTTTTTCATGCACAAATTAATGAAAGATTCAAACCGGTTCGTTTCAGACATGGTCGACGGACTCGTACTTGCTCACCCTGATTTGTATAAAAAAGTCGAAGGTGTTAACGTCGTTGCGCGGAAAGTACCACTGGACGGAAAAGTCGGTCTTGTCTCTGGTGGGGGAAGCGGTCACGAACCGGCACACGCTGGATTCGTCGGGGACGGTATGCTTGCTGCGGCTGTTTGTGGGGAAGTGTTCACTTCACCGACACCCGATATGGTGCTTGAAGGCATCAAGGCAGCTCATGGGGGAAAAGGTGTCCTACTCGTCGTCAAGAACTATTCAGGTGACGTCATGAACTTCGATATGGCGAAGGAACTTGCTGAACTCGAGGATATTGAAGTTGATACGGTCGTCGTTAATGATGACATCGCGATCAAAAAGGAAGAGGATCGTCGTGGGGTCGCAGGAACCGTCTTCGTCCATAAGATTGCCGGTGCTGCAGCGGCAGAAGGAAAATCACTAAGTGAAGTCAAAGCAGTTGCGGAAAAAGTCATCAAGGGCGTTCGTTCGATTGGAATGGCACTCTCACCATGTTACATGCCGGAGAGCGGCAAGCCAGGCTTTGAGTTGCATGATGACGAGATGGAGATCGGAATCGGGATCCACGGTGAAAAAGGACTTGAACGAAAAGCAGTCGCTTCCGTTGATGCGATCGTCAAAGAGTTGCTCGATCGTTTGACGAAAGAAGTACCAGACAAAAAAGTCGCCGTCATGGTGAATGGGATGGGCGGAACACCAGAATCCGAACTGTACATCACGTATAAATATGTCGCGGAAGAACTTGAGGCGCATGGTTACGAGATTGCCCGCTCATTCGTTGGAAACTATATGACATCGCTTGAGATGCACGGGTTCTCAATCACGCTCTTACCAGTGGATGATGAACTGCTCGGATATCTCGATGCAGAAACGAAAGCGATTGGATTCTAATTCAAATAAACGGGGTGTAAAAACATGAAGTTGACGACGGAACAGTTGCAAAGCGCGCTCCTCAAAGCAGCGGAACAGATCGAACAGCATAAGGATGAATTGACGGACCTTGACCGGGAAATTGGTGATGGAGATCATGGAATTAACATGTCGCGTGGCTTCCAAGCAGTCCAGAAGACGCTAGAAGAACACGGCGAATATGAGGATTTAGGAGCTTTATCCAAAGAAGTCGGGATGACGCTGATCAAAACGATTGGTGGGGCATCCGGTCCTTTATACGGGACAGCATTCGTTAAGTTCGCCGGTGCATTCAAAGGGAAAACAGAAGTCGAAGGTGCGGATCTTGCAGACGCTTTCCGCGAAGCGACGGAAGGGATCAAATCGCGTGGGAAATCGGAATTCGGTCAAAAGACGATGGTTGATATCTGGACACCGTTCCAAGAAGCGCTCTCGCAAGAAGGGGACTTGAAAGCGGCAATCGATCAAGCACTTGCTGATACAAAAGCGCGTATCGCAACGAAAGGGCGCGCGTCCTACTTCGGTGAAGCGACGGAAGGCGTACAGGACCCAGGTAGTTTATCGAGTGCTTTGCTACTCAACGAAATTGCGGAGGTGCTTCATGGTTAATCTTGTACTTGTTTCTCATAGTGAAAAACTCGCGGCTGGACTGAAAGAACTGTTGGCAGAGATGGCACCGGATACGCCAGTCTTAGTAGCAGCCGGTCTTGAAGATGGTAGCATTGGAACGGACGCGACACGAATCGAAGAAACACTGAATACACTAGACGACGATGGAGTCGTCTTAACGGATATTGGTTCTGCGACGATGAACACGGAACTAGCACTTGAATTATACAGTGGCGAACGGACGGTACGTTTTATCGACGCACCACTCGTCGAAGGTGCTTTTCTAGCAGCTGTTTTAAGTGGACAGTCGAAATCCGTCGATGAGATTGAAGACGGATTAAAAAATGAGTTTGGCAAATAAGTAATAAATCCCCCATTGCGAATAGGCGAGGGGGATTTATTTCAATTACTTCTATTCATATTAAAACTTAGTAGAGACTCTCATGAATCAAAACGACCGGAGCCACTCTTCTAACCACTCTCTAGGTAAGCAAACTGTAGCTAAATCAAGTGTTTGTAATGCATCCAAAGAATACGTGTTATAAAGATAGAGATCCCATTGTGCATCGATATCGTTTGCTACTTCAGTCGCTTGTTCACTTAATGGATAAGTTCCACGTCCGTCAGTTGCAAGATGATAATAATCATTATGGTAGACATTGATCATATACCGGTAACACCAATCTGCCAGTTCTTCATGCGTGATGTTGCCATCAAGCGCGAACTGAATGTATTCTTTTAGCTGTTGATCAGAATAAATGGTATTCATGAGGCACCTCACGCTATATTTTCTATAAGATATCAAAAACCCGGTCCCTCTGTAAAAGGGATCGGGTTATTAATTAACTTATTTCGATGGTTTAAAGACCATTGTCGCTTCCACTGCTTTTTGCCATCCAGCATAGCGTTGTTCACGATCGTCTTCTTTCATCTCTGGTTTAAACTGATGATCGAGCTTCCATTGTTGTTTGATTTCCGCTTTATCTTTCCAGTAACCGACGGCTAATCCAGCAAGATATGCTGCACCGAGTGCTGTCGTTTCGTTGATTTCTGGACGATCGACAGGAACGCCGAGGATGTCCGATTGGAACTGCATCAAGAAGTTATTGGCTACAGCACCACCGTCGACACGAAGTGTTTTCAGTTCTATTCCAGAATCTTGTTCCATCGCTGTCAACACGTCGCGTGTTTGATAAGCGAGTGATTCAAGCGTTGCCCGAACGAAGTGCTCTTTATCTGTTCCGCGTGTTAATCCGAAGATCGCCCCACGAACATCTGAATCCCAATACGGTGCACCAAGACCGACAAAAGCAGGAACGACGTAAACACCGTCTGTTGAATCGACTTTCGTTGCATAGCCTTCTGAATCTTTCGCGTGTTTCAACATACGGAGTCCATCGCGGAGCCACTGGATTGCAGAACCGGCGACGAAGATAGAGCCTTCGAGCGCATATTCGACTTTTCCATCAACGCCCCAAGCAATTGTCGTCAAGAGTCCGTGGTCAGAAGAAACGGCTTTCTCACCTGTGTTCATGAGCATGAAACAACCTGTTCCGTATGTGTTCTTTCCTTCACCTTCTTCAAAACACGTTTGACCAAAGAGTGCAGCTTGTTGGTCACCAGCGATCCCAGCGATTGGCACTTCGTAACCGAAGAAGTGATATGGTACTGTTTTGTCGTAGACTTCACTCGATTGACGAACTTCTGGTAACATTGACGCAGGAACACCGAGGATATCGAGCAACTCTTCATCCCATTTTTGCTCATAGATGTTGTACATCAATGTCCGTGAAGCGTTCGTGTAATCCGTGATATGCGTTTTTCCACCAGACAATTTCCAAACGAGCCACGTATCAATCGTACCGAAGAGTAATTCACCGTTCTCTGCTTGCTCACGTGCGCCTTCGACATTGTCGAGAATCCATTTGACTTTCGTACCAGAGAAGTAGGCATCAATCAAAAGTCCTGTTTTATCACGGAACTTCTGATTCAAACCTTGTTCTTTTAAGTCGTCACAGATACCAGACGTTTGACGTGATTGCCAAACGAGCGCGTGATAAACCGGTTTACCTGTTTCTTTGTTCCAGACCACTGTCGTTTCACGTTGGTTCGTGATTCCGATTCCGGCGATTTGCTCAGGTTTGATATCTGCTGTTCCGAGTGCTTCAGCCATAACAGCAAGAATCGAACCCCAGATTTCGTTTGCATCGTGCTCGACCCAGCCTGGTTGCGGGAAGTATTGCTTGAATTCCCGTTGTGCCGAGTTGACGATTTTCCCGTCGTGATCGAAGATGATCGCACGTGAGCTTGTCGTACCTTGGTCGAGTGCTAGGATATACTTGTTTTCCATTTCGAAATCCCCCTTGAGCGGTATGTGTTTGTGAAACGTGATCTTAGTAGATCAATTGATAGATGAACACGGCAAGCGCTCCGCCGATGATTGGACCAACAACTGGAATCCATGAGTAGCCCCAGTCAGATGACCCTTTATTCGGAATCGGTAAGATAGCATGTGCGATACGCGGTCCAAGGTCACGGGCCGGGTTGATGGCATATCCTGTTGTACCACCAAGTGATAGACCGATGACGACGACGAGTAAACCGACGATAAGTGGTTTTAAGCCGTCACCGAATGTCGTTAAACCGAGCGCCAAGATACCGAAGACGAGAACGAATGTCCCGATGATTTCAGAAATCAAGTTCGACGGCGTATGGCGAATCGCTGGACCTGTTGCGAACACACCGAGTTTTGCAGCTTGATCATCAGTCGCTTCAAAATGTTTCATGTAATGAAGCCAAACGAGAATGGCGCCGATGAAAGCTCCGACAAGTTGTCCGGCAATATAGACAGGAACGTCTGCCCACGGTAAATCAGAGTTTAAAGCAAGTGCAATTGTTAAAGCAGGGTTCAAGTGCGCTCCACTCTCAGCAGCGACGAATGCTCCTGTCATGACGGCAAGACCCCAAGCGAACGTGATGACAATCCATCCGCTGTTTTCGGACTTCGTCTTTCTCAAGACGACACCGGCGACGACACCATCCCCGAGCAGAATGAGGATCATCGTACCGATCATTTCCAATACAAAGTTATTCATGCAAAAACCCTCCCTTTGGATTAAAGCAAATAATGGTCTTTCTACTTTAAATTACTCCGATTTGATAACGTTTTCAATACATATAATTGAAATATAGGAATGGAAATTTTTTATTTTAATGTTTAAAGATACGGAAAATTGGATAAGAAAACACCTCGTCTTGCCTGCAAGCAAGCAAAAGAGGTGTTAACGACGACGCTTTTTTCTTTTTTTAGGTCGAAACCAACTACTGGAATAATCTAGTAGGATATGAATTGTACTCGCCACCATGATACCAATGACAAAAGCGGGTAGGGAAGCGAACCAGGAATCAATGGTCTCTGACGCGATGACTTGAAAATACAAGCTGAGAAATAATAAGGGAATCACAAGTGCAGCACTATAAAGGAGTCGGATGACATCCCCAATGATCAATCCGTGTGACCAGATCGAGCGGTGGGGCATGATCTTCACATAAGGCATCCACAGGACTCGAAATGGTCCAAAGCGATAATACGGTTCTGACTTTAAATCGAGGTCAGGTGACAACCAAAGCGTACCGACAGCGATACCGATGGCAGTCGGTAACCAATCCGTTTGTTGCGTTGCGACCGAATACGCAACGTAACCCGTCAGTGCGACGGTATTGACGGTATCATGTACATTTCCTGAAGGCATGAAAAAAGACCAGTCGTAACTGGTCCCTCCGTCAATGAATCGTCCGATACACGCCGATTACCTTACCAAGAATGGAGACATTATCGAAATACATCGGATCCATCGAGTCATTTTCTGGTTGTAGACGTACCTGTTGATCTTCTAAGAAGAACCGTTTCACCGTCGCTTCGCTATCTTCGGTCATAGCTACGACGATTTCTCCGTTTTCTGCTGTGTTTTGTTGGCGTACGATGACGCGATCGCCGTCAAGAATACCTGCGTTAATCATTGATTCACCATCGATCGTCAACATGAAGACCGTTTCGTTTCCTACATAATGTGCAGGGAGCGGGAACTGTTCTTCGATGTTTTCAATCGCTGTAATCGGAAGACCAGCTGTGACTTTCCCGATGACGGGAACATGAACGATAGCTTCCGTGATTTCTTCAGGCTTATCAAGCAATATCTCAATCGCACGTGGTTTCGTCGGGTCACGGCGAATCATTCCCCGTTTCTCGAGTCGATCCAAATGACCGTGTACCGTCGAGCTAGACGCGAGTCCGACTGCTTCTCCGATTTCACGAACTGATGGTGGATACCCCTTCAGTTTCACTTCAGAGACGATGTAGTCGAGAATCTCTTGTTGGCGCTTAGACATTTTCCGCATACGAATTGCCACCTCTTTCTGGATTGAAGTTTGAAATGTAAGAATATATGTTTCTAAATTCACTATAACATAGAACAAATGAGCGTACAAACAATTGTTCGACATTTTGTGTTGACCGAACACGGGTTCTGTGTTTATTATGAATTATGCGAACAATTGTTCCGCGAACGTTTATTCTAACTCATTCATTTCATATTTGGAGGGATTCATGATGATTCATACGATTCGTACTCATGCTTTTTCTATTCTCTTCTATGCATTAAGTATTGCCTTCGTGATCTTTTTACTCACACCACGCCCAGATGAAAAGGTAGCACAATTGATGACGGCTTCCGTTACGGTCGATGAGAACGCTACAGTCGAACAAATTGCTGAAGTCTACAATGATGGTTCGATGTCAGATGAGGAATACGTCAACTGGTTGATCAAAAATAATGATGTTGAGACAAAACATGTCATCTCAAAAAGCAAAATCGTTGTACCAATCGCACAACAATGACAAAATGGAAAAGTTGTGAAAGAACGAACAGGGATGTGAGGTACGATGAAGGTCGTGATTTATTGTCGAGTATCGACCGAAAAAGAAGCACAAGATAGTTCGATTGAACGCCAACGGATGGAGCTTTCGAAGGTTGCGTCTCAAAAGGGGTTTGATGTCGTAGATATCGTCTCTGAAAAAGAGAGTGGATATGATGTTGATCGGGAAGGGATGCTAACAGTTCTTGATTATGTGACACGCGATACGGTAGATGCGGTCCTCGTGACGGATGATACACGGATTGGTCGAGGGAATGCAAAAATCGCTATTTTGCATACATTCAAAAAACATGGGGTCCGCTTGATGACGCTTGATTCAGATGGAGAATATCAACTTGCGGATGCAGAAGCGATGGTCCTTGAGATCGTCTCACTCGTGGAAGAATACCAACGGAAACTGCATAATGCAAAAATCGCCCGTGGCATGCGGCGAGCAGTCGAACAAGGTTTTCGCCCGGAACGAAATCTCAATCGCCAAGGAGAGAACGCAGGACGTAGTCGAAAAGACGTACCGATCGAAGAAATTGTACGTCTTCGAGAACTCGGATTGACGTTTTCTGATATCGCCATCACCTTGCGGGGGATGGGGCATGATATTTCAAAAGCAACGGTCAATCGTCGATATCTTGAATACCGCGAACTGACACCTAGCCCGGAATGAGAAGCAAGTAACCCGTCGACTGACGCGGTTAACTTGCTTTTTTTTATAAGCTCTTTTACAGTAAGAATACAATTGAACTACTCAAGTTTGAGTCATAAAGAAAGAGGGATTCCATGTTATCACAAGAACAATTAGATCGAATTAATGCATTAGCGAATAAATCAAAAGTTGAGCCGTTATCGGAAGCGGAAACGGCAGAGCAAAAAGAATTACGTGCAGCGTATCTCGCAGCATTCCGTGGATCGTTCAAAAACCAACTCATGGGTATGAAAATCGTCGATGAAGAGGGAACGGACGTAACACCTGAGAAATTGAAACAAGCACAAGAAGAAGAACGGAATAAACAATAATCGTTCGTTTCTTTTATAGAAGAAAGAGGTCTCGCGTCAAGCGGACCTCTTTTTTGTTTAGAGCGAGTATCTTTTTTGTTTAGAGCGAGTATCTTTTTTGTTTAGAGCGAGTATCTTTTTTGTTTAGAGCGAGTATCTTTTTTGTTTAAAGTGAGTAGATGAGGAAACATTGTACGATAGCAATACATCTTAATAGTGATCTTTCATGGATTCATGCATCCTGTATGAGTCGACAGAACGGCTATAGATAGCGCATTCATTTTAATGTGACATACTATTTAGAAAAGTTGTATCACATTTAAGAGTGTGCTAAAATGAGTAGGAATTTGTGAAAAAGAGAGAGGATGATTGTTTTGACGAACATGACGACAGTAGAACAATTAGCAATTAATACGATTCGTACCTTATCGATTGATGCCGTACAAAAGGCGAACTCGGGTCACCCAGGTATGCCAATGGGAGCAGCGCCGATGGCATTCTCGCTTTGGGCGGATCATATGAACCACAACCCTAAAAATCCAGAATGGTTCAACCGCGACCGTTTTGTACTTTCAGCCGGACACGGTTCGATGCTTCTCTACTCACTCCTCCACCTATCGGGATACGATCTATCGATGGATGATCTTAAATCATTCCGTCAATGGGGATCAAAAACACCGGGTCATCCGGAATACCGTCACACGGCTGGTGTAGATGCAACAACGGGTCCACTTGGTCAAGGGATCGCGATGGCAGTTGGTATGGCAATGGCAGAACGTCATCTTGAAGCAAAATACAACCGTGACGATCTCAACGTCGTCGATCACTTCACATACGGAATTTGTGGAGATGGAGACTTGATGGAAGGTGTCTCAGCTGAAGCGGCTTCACTCGCAGGTCACCTTGGTCTTGGAAAATTAGTCGTATTGTATGATTCAAACGATATCTCACTTGATGGCGATCTCGACAAATCATTCTCTGAAAACGTCCAGAAGCGCTTCGAAGCGTATAACTGGCAAGTCATTCGCGTAGAAGACGGAACGGATATCGATTCCATTTCGAAAGCAATCGCGACGGCACAGGCAGAGACGACAAAACCAACATTGATCGAAGTCAAAACAGTCATCGGTTTCGGTTCACCGAACAAATCAGGGAAGTCGGCTTCTCACGGTGCACCACTTGGTGAAGCAGAAATCAAATTGACGAAAGCAAGCTACATTTGGGATCACGAAGAGTTCTACGTACCTGAAGAAGTCAAATCATTGTTTGACGAGCGAATCGTCCAACGTGGTGCTTCTGCAGAAGACGCATGGAACGAGACAATGAAACAATACGAAGCAGCGCACCCAGAATTGCATGCTGAACTCGTTCGCGCGATTGCAAACGAATTGCCAAGCAACTGGGAAGCAGACCTTCCGACATACGACTTGTCGTCGAAAAAAGCAACGCGTCAAACAAGCGGTGAAGTCTTGAATGGTCTCGCGAAGAACGTTCCGACATTGTTCGGTGGTTCAGCTGACCTTGCAGGATCAAACAACACGATGCTTAAAGGCGAAGCAGACTTCGATATCGATCCAAGCGGTCGCAACATTTGGTTCGGGGTACGTGAATTCGCAATGGCAGCAGCTGTCAACGGTATGGCACTTCACGGCGGCGTCATTCCTTACGGCGCGACATTCTTTGTCTTCTCGGATTACCTCCGTCCGGCGGTTCGTCTTGCTGCATTAATGGGACTTCCATCAATCTTCGTCTTGACGCACGACTCGATCGCTGTCGGTGAAGATGGTCCAACACACGAGCCAGTCGAACACTTGATGAGCTTCCGTGCAATGCCGAACGTCACGATCTACCGTCCAGCAGACGGAAAAGAGACGATCGCAGCATGGAAAACAGCAGTTCAAGCAAAAGATAAACCGACACTCCTCGTCTTGACACGTCAAGGTCTTCCTGAACTTGAAGGTACGACGACAGAGGGTGCTGAAAAAGGTGGTTATGTCATCGCTGGTGACGTTACGAAAGCTGATACACTCTTGCTCGGTACTGGTTCAGAAGTTCACCTTCTTGTCGAAGCACAAAAAGAACTTGGTGAATCAGCAGCTGTCGTTTCACTTCCATCATGGGAAGTATTCGAAGCACAGTCAGCAGAGTACAAAGAATCAGTTCTTCCAAAACACATCACGAAACGTGTAGCAATCGAAGCAGGGGCTTCACTCGGTTGGTACAAATATGTAGGAACAGAAGGACAAGTCATCGGAATCGATCGTTTCGGCGCATCTGCTCCTGGAGACTTCCTCTTGAAAGAATACGGCATGTCTGTTGAGAACGTTTTAGCGACTGTCAAGCAACTCGGATAATCATTTCCGGAAAAACGGGTCCGATCTTACGTCGGACTCGTTTTTCATCTATTATCATCTATGCAAACAATTGGAATTATAGTATAGTAAAAAGCGACGTTTTAAGTTAGAGGAGGAAGCAACTTGGCTACATGGATTTGGATTTTAATTGCCCTTCTTTGCTTGGTAGCAGGTGTCGCCCTTGGTTTCTATATCGCTCGTCGATACATGATGAACTACTTGGAGCAAAACCCACCAATCAACGAAGATATGATTAAGACATTGATGATGCAAATGGGTCAAAAGCCATCACAAAAGAAAGTCAACCAAGTGATGCGTTCAATGAGTGGTTCAATGAAATCACCTAAAAAATAAGCTGTACGAAAGGGGACCAAATGGTCTCCTTTTTATTTGCTATTTTTTAGAAAGAGAACTAATCTAAAATGTGAGACTATTTCAAATAATCATAGGATTTAAAAAAGGGGGGGAGACTTGAATGGGAGTCTTCAGGAAACTCGGTTGGTTTTTCCGACGAGAATGGAAAGCGTATAGTCTTGGGGTCATCTGTTTGATTTTTGTGGCAGGGTTAGAACTTATTCCACCGAAGGTCATCGGAACGACAGTCAATGGTCTGAGTGAAGGAAGCTTGACGAAGAATGATTTGATTCGTCTAGCTGGTACATTGTTACTCATCGGGGTCGCGACGTATTTCATTCGTTATTTTTGGCGTTTTCACATTTTCGGTGCATCGATTCGCCTCGGGCGATTGTTACGCAGTCAACTGTATGGTCATTTTTCAGATTTGGATCAATCGTTCTATAAGAAATATCGCAGCGGAGATTTGATGGCACATGCGACAAACGACGTACAAGCTGTTTCGATGACAGCGGGGGCCGGTATTCTAACGCTCGTCGACTCGGTGACAATGGGGAGCTTTGTCATCATCACAATGGTCACGACGATCAGCTGGAAATTAACGCTCGTGTCACTTTTGCCAATGCCACTGATGGTCTATTTGACGTCACGCTACGGTAAGATGTTACATTCCCGTTTTCATGACGCGCAAGAAGCGTTCTCTGATTTGAACGATAAGGTCGCGGAGAGCATCAGTGGTGTCCGTGTCTTAAAAGCAACAGGGGAAGTCGAATCCGACGTGCAGACGTTTACCGATCTGTCTGATGACGTTGTTCAAAAGAATCGTCGTGTGGCGAAAATTGATGCACTGTTTGATCCGACGATTTTTGGATTAGTCGGTCTATCGTATATCATCGCGGTCGGCTATGGCGCCTACTTGTTACGACAAGGCGAAATCCGGATTGGTGATATCGTTTCCTTCACTACATATCTTGGTTTATTAACGTGGCCAATGCTCGCCTTCGGTTGGTTGTTCAACATCGTTGAACGGGGTCGTGCTTCCTATGACCGGATCGAACGGATGCTTGCGATCGAACCAGAAATTAAAGATGCGAAGGAAGCAGCAACGAGTGTCTCGTCACCAGAACTTCATGTCGGGATTAAACGATTCATCTATGACACGCAACCGGTCCTTCAAGAGATCGATGTGACGTTGAAGCCTGGGAAATCGCTTGGGATCGTCGGAAAGACGGGTGCTGGGAAATCGACATTCGTTCGTTTGTTATCGCGTGAATATGACGTTAAACAAGGCGCCATCACGATTGGCGGACGAGATATCAAACAATTGACACGAGACACCGTCCGTCGTCAAGTAGCGATCGTTCCGCAGGATCATTTCCTGTTCTCTGCTT contains:
- a CDS encoding metal-binding protein — protein: MPSGNVHDTVNTVALTGYVAYSVATQQTDWLPTAIGIAVGTLWLSPDLDLKSEPYYRFGPFRVLWMPYVKIMPHRSIWSHGLIIGDVIRLLYSAALVIPLLFLSLYFQVIASETIDSWFASLPAFVIGIMVASTIHILLDYSSSWFRPKKRKKRRR
- the dhaK gene encoding dihydroxyacetone kinase subunit DhaK, which codes for MHKLMKDSNRFVSDMVDGLVLAHPDLYKKVEGVNVVARKVPLDGKVGLVSGGGSGHEPAHAGFVGDGMLAAAVCGEVFTSPTPDMVLEGIKAAHGGKGVLLVVKNYSGDVMNFDMAKELAELEDIEVDTVVVNDDIAIKKEEDRRGVAGTVFVHKIAGAAAAEGKSLSEVKAVAEKVIKGVRSIGMALSPCYMPESGKPGFELHDDEMEIGIGIHGEKGLERKAVASVDAIVKELLDRLTKEVPDKKVAVMVNGMGGTPESELYITYKYVAEELEAHGYEIARSFVGNYMTSLEMHGFSITLLPVDDELLGYLDAETKAIGF
- the dhaL gene encoding dihydroxyacetone kinase subunit DhaL, giving the protein MKLTTEQLQSALLKAAEQIEQHKDELTDLDREIGDGDHGINMSRGFQAVQKTLEEHGEYEDLGALSKEVGMTLIKTIGGASGPLYGTAFVKFAGAFKGKTEVEGADLADAFREATEGIKSRGKSEFGQKTMVDIWTPFQEALSQEGDLKAAIDQALADTKARIATKGRASYFGEATEGVQDPGSLSSALLLNEIAEVLHG
- a CDS encoding AzlD domain-containing protein, translated to MEIRPELIGLFLACGLVTWIPRILPFLVLHGLTLPRLVTEWLSFIPVCLLGALFFQNLLIAQDNAFPTISTLHVFAALPTMAVAIFSKSLSWTVITGVVTMAFLRIYL
- a CDS encoding AzlC family ABC transporter permease, with amino-acid sequence MSSAFQAGVRACLPTVLGYIGIGFSAGIVGRASGLSPLEVGFMSVFIYAGAAQFIITSLLLLNSPASAIILTTFIVNLRHLLMSLTLAPHVETRHLRDRLGTGTLLTDESFAVAMNTAQKGKISPSFMHGLNLTAYLSWIIATVLGALVGSWFPDPERFGLDFALTAMFIGLLYLQFEGERTRIVVNSCLLLIVLLLLYITMRYFSAEVAVLCATLGGASIGVVITRWKSAQN
- a CDS encoding MIP/aquaporin family protein → MNNFVLEMIGTMILILLGDGVVAGVVLRKTKSENSGWIVITFAWGLAVMTGAFVAAESGAHLNPALTIALALNSDLPWADVPVYIAGQLVGAFIGAILVWLHYMKHFEATDDQAAKLGVFATGPAIRHTPSNLISEIIGTFVLVFGILALGLTTFGDGLKPLIVGLLVVVIGLSLGGTTGYAINPARDLGPRIAHAILPIPNKGSSDWGYSWIPVVGPIIGGALAVFIYQLIY
- the glpK gene encoding glycerol kinase GlpK → MENKYILALDQGTTSSRAIIFDHDGKIVNSAQREFKQYFPQPGWVEHDANEIWGSILAVMAEALGTADIKPEQIAGIGITNQRETTVVWNKETGKPVYHALVWQSRQTSGICDDLKEQGLNQKFRDKTGLLIDAYFSGTKVKWILDNVEGAREQAENGELLFGTIDTWLVWKLSGGKTHITDYTNASRTLMYNIYEQKWDEELLDILGVPASMLPEVRQSSEVYDKTVPYHFFGYEVPIAGIAGDQQAALFGQTCFEEGEGKNTYGTGCFMLMNTGEKAVSSDHGLLTTIAWGVDGKVEYALEGSIFVAGSAIQWLRDGLRMLKHAKDSEGYATKVDSTDGVYVVPAFVGLGAPYWDSDVRGAIFGLTRGTDKEHFVRATLESLAYQTRDVLTAMEQDSGIELKTLRVDGGAVANNFLMQFQSDILGVPVDRPEINETTALGAAYLAGLAVGYWKDKAEIKQQWKLDHQFKPEMKEDDREQRYAGWQKAVEATMVFKPSK
- the dhaM gene encoding dihydroxyacetone kinase phosphoryl donor subunit DhaM, translating into MVNLVLVSHSEKLAAGLKELLAEMAPDTPVLVAAGLEDGSIGTDATRIEETLNTLDDDGVVLTDIGSATMNTELALELYSGERTVRFIDAPLVEGAFLAAVLSGQSKSVDEIEDGLKNEFGK
- a CDS encoding GNAT family N-acetyltransferase, with product MELKRAERKIEAHQEGEVIGEITYSDTNNGMWIIDHTYVDPAHRNQQIGEQLVAEIVNWAREANVKLLPLCPFAKKEFEHQSDYQDVQANT